In the genome of Pan troglodytes isolate AG18354 chromosome 15, NHGRI_mPanTro3-v2.0_pri, whole genome shotgun sequence, one region contains:
- the PLEKHG3 gene encoding pleckstrin homology domain-containing family G member 3 isoform X7, whose amino-acid sequence MGALLRKANLPGVPSPGSNARMPVSTSLHQDGSQERPLSLTSTTSSSGSSCDSRSAMEEPSSSEAPAENGAGSLRSRHLPNSNNNSSSWLNVKGPLSPFNSRAAAGPAHHKLSYLGRVVREIVETERMYVQDLRSIVEDYLLKIIDTPGLLKPEQVSALFGNIENIYALNSQLLRDLDSCNSDPVAVASCFVERSQEFDIYTQYCNNYPNSVAALTECMRDKQQAKFFRDRQELLQHSLPLGSYLLKPVQRILKYHLLLQEIAKHFDEEEDGFEVVEDAIDTMTCVAWYINDMKRRHEHAVRLQEIQSLLINWKGPDLTTYGELVLEGTFRVHRVRNERTFFLFDKTLLITKKRGDHFVYKGNIPCSSLMLIESTRDSLCFTITHYKHSKQQYSIQAKTVEEKRNWTHHIKRLILENHHATIPQKAKEAILEMDSYYPNRYRCSPERLKKAWSSQDEVSTHVRQGRRQSEPTKHLLRQLNEKARAAGMKGKGRRESESSRSSRRPSGRSPTSTEKRMSFESISSLPEVEPDPEAGSEQEVFAAVEGPSAEETPSDTESPEVLETQLDAHQGLLGMDPPGDMVDFVAAESTEDLKALSSEEEEEMGGATQEPESLLPPSVLDQASVIAERFVSSFSRRSSVAQEDSKSSGFGSPRLVSRSSSVLSLEGSEKGLARHGSATDSLSCQLSPEVDISVGVATEDSPSVNGMEPPSPGCPVEPDRSSCKKKESALSTRDRLLLDKIKSYYENAEHHDAGFSVRRRESLSYIPKGLVRNSISRFNSLPRPDPEPVPPVGSKRQVGSRPTSWALFELPGPSQAVKGDPPPISDAEFCPSSEIVKIWEGMESSGGSPGKGPGQGQANGFDLHEPLFILEEHELGAITEESATASPESSSPTEGRSPAHLARELKELVKELSSSTQGELVAPLHPRIVQLSHVMDSHVSERVKNKVYQLARQYSLRIKSNKPVMARPPLQWEKVALERDGKSPTVPCLQEEAGEPLGGKGKRKPVLSLFDYEQLMAQEHSPPKPSSAGEMSPQRFFFNPSAVGQRTTSPGGRPSARSPLSPTETFSWPDVRELCSKYASRDEVRRAGGGRPCGPPVNRSHSVPENMVEPPLSGRVGRCRSLSTKRGRGGGEAARSPGPLPQSKPDGGETLYVTADLTLEDNRRVIVMEKGPLPSPTAGLEESSGQGPSSPVALLGQVKDFQQSAECQPKEEGSRDPADPSQQGRVRNLREKFQALNSVG is encoded by the exons ATGGGAGCTCTCCTGAGGAAAGCG AATCTCCCTGGGGTGCCCTCCCCAGGCAGCAATGCCAGGATGCCTGTGTCCACCTCCCTCCACCAGGATGGCAGCCAGGAGCGGCCGTTGAGCCTGACCTCTACCACCTCCTCGTCGGGCTCCTCCTGTGACAGTCGCAGTGCCATGGAGGAGCCCAGCAGCTCTGAGGCTCCCGCCGAGAATGGGGCAGGCTCCCTGAGAAGCCGGCATCTgcccaacagcaacaacaactcCAGCAGCTGGTTGAATGTGAAGGGGCCCCTCTCCCCGTTCAACAGCCGGGCAGCGGCAGGGCCTGCGCACCACAAGCTCAGCTACCTGGGCCGAGTGGTGCGGGAGATCGTGGAGACAGAGCGCATGTACGTGCAGGACCTGCGCAGCATCGTGGAG GACTACCTCTTGAAGATCATTGACACACCCGGGCTGCTGAAGCCAGAACAGGTCAGCGCCCTCTTTGGGAACATAGAAAACATCTACGCGCTGAACAG CCAGCTCCTCAGAGACCTGGACAGCTGCAATAGTGACCCCGTGGCTGTGGCCAGCTGCTTTGTGGAAAGG AGCCAAGAGTTTGATATCTACACTCAGTATTGCAACAATTACCCCAA CTCCGTGGCCGCCCTGACGGAATGCATGCGGGACAAGCAGCAGGCCAAGTTCTTTCGGGACCGGCAGGAGCTGCTACAGCACTCGCTGCCCTTGGGCTCCTACCTGCTGAAGCCAGTCCAGCGCATCCTCAAGTACCACCTGCTGCTCCAG GAAATTGCCAAGCATTTTGATGAAGAAGAGGATGGCTTTGAGGTGGTGGAGGATGCCATTGACACCATGACCTGTGTGGCCTGGTACATCAACGACATGAAGAGGAGGCATGAGCATGCGGTCCGGCTCCAG GAGATTCAGTCACTCCTCATCAACTGGAAGGGGCCTGACCTGACCACCTACGGGGAGCTTGTCCTGGAGGGCACATTCCGCGTGCATCGCGTGCGCAATGAAAGGACCTTTTTCCTCTTTGACAAAACACTGCTTATCACCAAGAAGCGGGGCGATCACTTTGTCTACAAGGGCAACATCCCG TGCTCCTCCCTGATGCTGATCGAAAGCACCAGAGACTCCCTGTGCTTCACCATCACCCACTACAAGCACAGCAAGCAGCAGTACAGCATCCAG GCCAAGACAGTGGAGGAGAAACGGAACTGGACTCACCACATCAAGAGGCTCATCCTAGAGAACCACCATGCCACCATTCCCCAGAAG GCCAAGGAAGCCATCTTGGAAATGGATTCCTATT ATCCCAATCGGTACCGCTGCAGCCCAGAGCGGCTGAAGAAGGCTTGGTCCTCCCAGGATGAGGTGTCCACCCATGTGCGCCAGGGGCGCCGGCAATCTG AGCCAACCAAACACCTGCTCAGGCAACTCAACGAGAAAG CCCGAGCAGCAGGAATGAAG GGAAAGGGGCGCAGGGAGTCTGAAAGCTCCAGGAGCAGCAGAAGGCCCAGTGGCCGGTCTCCAACCAGTACTGAGAAGCGCATGAGCTTCGAGTCCATTTCTTCCCTGCCAGAG GTTGAGCCGGACCCTGAGGCCGGGAGTGAGCAAGAGGTATTTGCTGCTGTGGAAGGGCCCAGTGCCGAGGAGACGCCTTCAGACACAGAATCTCCAGAAGTCCTGGAGACACAGCTTGATGCCCACCAGGGCCTTCTGGGGATGGACCCCCCGGGTGACATGGTGGACTTCGTGGCGGCTGAGAGCACTGAGGACCTTAAGGCCCTGAGCAgcgaggaggaagaagaaatgggGGGTGCCACCCAGGAGCCTGAGAGCCTTCTGCCACCCTCCGTGCTGGACCAGGCCAGCGTCATTGCGGAGCGATTTGTCAGCAGCTTCTCTCGGCGGAGCAGCGTGGCACAGGAGGACAGCAAGTCCAGTGGCTTTGGGAGCCCGCGGCTGGTCAGCCGGAGCAGCAGCGTGCTCAGCCTGGAGGGCAGCGAGAAGGGCCTGGCCCGGCATGGCAGTGCCACAGACTCCCTCAGCTGTCAGCTCTCCCCAGAAGTGGACATCAGTGTGGGGGTGGCCACAGAGGACAGCCCTTCTGTCAATGGGATGGAGCCCCCAAGCCCAGGCTGCCCAGTGGAGCCTGACCGGTCTTCCTGCAAGAAGAAGGAATCAGCACTCTCCACCCGAGACCGGCTGTTGCTAGACAAGATTAAGAGCTATTATGAAAATGCAGAACACCATGATGCAGGCTTCAGCGTCCGTCGCCGGGAGAGCCTCTCCTACATCCCCAAAGGACTGGTAAGAAACTCCATCTCCAGGTTCAACAGCCTTCCCCGGCCAGACCCAGAGCCAGTACCTCCAGTGGGGAGCAAGAGACAGGTGGGCTCCCGGCCGACTTCGTGGGCCCTGTTTGAGCTCCCAGGACCAAGCCAGGCAGTCAAAGGGGACCCACCTCCCATCTCAGATGCTGAGTTCTGCCCATCTTCAGAAATTGTGAAGATCTGGGAGGGAATGGAGTCTTCTGGAGGGAGCCCTGGGAAggggccaggccagggccaggccaATGGCTTTGACCTGCATGAGCCACTCTTCATCCTGGAGGAGCATGAGCTGGGAGCCATCACAGAGGAGTCAGCCACTGCCTCCCCGGAAAGCTCCTCTCCCACTGAGGGGCGCAGCCCGGCCCACCTGGCCCGGGAGCTGAAAGAGCTGGTGAAGGAGCTGAGCAGCAGTACCCAGGGGGAGCTGGTGGCCCCACTGCACCCCCGCATCGTGCAGCTCTCCCACGTAATGGACAGCCACGTGAGCGAGCGCGTCAAGAACAAGGTCTACCAGCTGGCCCGCCAGTACAGCCTCCGGATCAAGAGCAACAAGCCAGTGATGGCCAGGCCACCACTGCAGTGGGAAAAGGTGGCCCTTGAGAGGGATGGGAAGAGCCCCACTGTGCCCTGTCTACAGGAAGAGGCTGGAGAGCCATTAGGTGGCAAAG GTAAGAGGAAGCCGGTGCTGTCTCTATTCGACTATGAGCAGCTGATGGCCCAGGAGCACAGCCCTCCCAAGCCCTCCTCGGCTGGGGAGATGTCACCACAGCGTTTCTTCTTCAACCCGTCTGCTGTCGGCCAGAGGACCACCTCGCCTGGGGGCCGGCCCTCCGCCCGGAGCCCCCTCAGCCCCACAGAGACCTTCAGCTGGCCCGACGTCCGTGAGCTCTGCTCCAAGTATGCCTCCCGCGATGAGGTACGCCGAGCAGGGGGCGGCCGGCCCTGTGGCCCACCTGTCAACAGGAGCCACTCGGTGCCGGAGAACATGGTGGAGCCACCTCTGTCGGGCAGGGTGGGCCGCTGCCGCAGCCTGAGCACCAAGAGGGGCCGGGGAGGCGGAGAGGCTGCCCGATCCCCTGGGCCTCTGCCCCAGAGCAAGCCGGATGGAGGCGAGACCCTGTATGTCACTGCAGACCTCACCCTGGAGGACAACCGGCGGGTGATTGTCATGGAGAAGGGACCCCTTCCCAGCCCCACTGCAGGGCTGGAGGAGAGCAGTGGCCAGGGACCAAGCTCACCGGTGGCCCTGCTGGGGCAGGTTAAGGACTTCCAGCAGTCTGCAGAGTGCCAGCCGAAGGAAGAGGGTTCCAGGGACCCGGCAGACCCGAGCCAGCAGGGCAGAGTGAGAAACCTTAGAGAGAAGTTCCAGGCCTTGAACTCTGTCGGTTGA
- the PLEKHG3 gene encoding pleckstrin homology domain-containing family G member 3 isoform X2, whose protein sequence is MPVSTSLHQDGSQERPLSLTSTTSSSGSSCDSRSAMEEPSSSEAPAENGAGSLRSRHLPNSNNNSSSWLNVKGPLSPFNSRAAAGPAHHKLSYLGRVVREIVETERMYVQDLRSIVEDYLLKIIDTPGLLKPEQVSALFGNIENIYALNSQLLRDLDSCNSDPVAVASCFVERSQEFDIYTQYCNNYPNSVAALTECMRDKQQAKFFRDRQELLQHSLPLGSYLLKPVQRILKYHLLLQEIAKHFDEEEDGFEVVEDAIDTMTCVAWYINDMKRRHEHAVRLQEIQSLLINWKGPDLTTYGELVLEGTFRVHRVRNERTFFLFDKTLLITKKRGDHFVYKGNIPCSSLMLIESTRDSLCFTITHYKHSKQQYSIQAKTVEEKRNWTHHIKRLILENHHATIPQKAKEAILEMDSYYPNRYRCSPERLKKAWSSQDEVSTHVRQGRRQSESGHSPYSRATLPSGQRGFVMPSLKGRRKSEPTKHLLRQLNEKARAAGMKHAGSAGTLLDFGQPSRTRGLQPEAEGATREEEEEEEEVVEEEEEEEEEQAFQVSLEDLTGHEGNEKGAGPAPPGSEEEEEEQEESLAVAEQVADFASSLLAALHCWHYRANALLFSRGAMGKGRRESESSRSSRRPSGRSPTSTEKRMSFESISSLPEVEPDPEAGSEQEVFAAVEGPSAEETPSDTESPEVLETQLDAHQGLLGMDPPGDMVDFVAAESTEDLKALSSEEEEEMGGATQEPESLLPPSVLDQASVIAERFVSSFSRRSSVAQEDSKSSGFGSPRLVSRSSSVLSLEGSEKGLARHGSATDSLSCQLSPEVDISVGVATEDSPSVNGMEPPSPGCPVEPDRSSCKKKESALSTRDRLLLDKIKSYYENAEHHDAGFSVRRRESLSYIPKGLVRNSISRFNSLPRPDPEPVPPVGSKRQVGSRPTSWALFELPGPSQAVKGDPPPISDAEFCPSSEIVKIWEGMESSGGSPGKGPGQGQANGFDLHEPLFILEEHELGAITEESATASPESSSPTEGRSPAHLARELKELVKELSSSTQGELVAPLHPRIVQLSHVMDSHVSERVKNKVYQLARQYSLRIKSNKPVMARPPLQWEKVALERDGKSPTVPCLQEEAGEPLGGKGKRKPVLSLFDYEQLMAQEHSPPKPSSAGEMSPQRFFFNPSAVGQRTTSPGGRPSARSPLSPTETFSWPDVRELCSKYASRDEVRRAGGGRPCGPPVNRSHSVPENMVEPPLSGRVGRCRSLSTKRGRGGGEAARSPGPLPQSKPDGGETLYVTADLTLEDNRRVIVMEKGPLPSPTAGLEESSGQGPSSPVALLGQVKDFQQSAECQPKEEGSRDPADPSQQGRVRNLREKFQALNSVG, encoded by the exons ATGCCTGTGTCCACCTCCCTCCACCAGGATGGCAGCCAGGAGCGGCCGTTGAGCCTGACCTCTACCACCTCCTCGTCGGGCTCCTCCTGTGACAGTCGCAGTGCCATGGAGGAGCCCAGCAGCTCTGAGGCTCCCGCCGAGAATGGGGCAGGCTCCCTGAGAAGCCGGCATCTgcccaacagcaacaacaactcCAGCAGCTGGTTGAATGTGAAGGGGCCCCTCTCCCCGTTCAACAGCCGGGCAGCGGCAGGGCCTGCGCACCACAAGCTCAGCTACCTGGGCCGAGTGGTGCGGGAGATCGTGGAGACAGAGCGCATGTACGTGCAGGACCTGCGCAGCATCGTGGAG GACTACCTCTTGAAGATCATTGACACACCCGGGCTGCTGAAGCCAGAACAGGTCAGCGCCCTCTTTGGGAACATAGAAAACATCTACGCGCTGAACAG CCAGCTCCTCAGAGACCTGGACAGCTGCAATAGTGACCCCGTGGCTGTGGCCAGCTGCTTTGTGGAAAGG AGCCAAGAGTTTGATATCTACACTCAGTATTGCAACAATTACCCCAA CTCCGTGGCCGCCCTGACGGAATGCATGCGGGACAAGCAGCAGGCCAAGTTCTTTCGGGACCGGCAGGAGCTGCTACAGCACTCGCTGCCCTTGGGCTCCTACCTGCTGAAGCCAGTCCAGCGCATCCTCAAGTACCACCTGCTGCTCCAG GAAATTGCCAAGCATTTTGATGAAGAAGAGGATGGCTTTGAGGTGGTGGAGGATGCCATTGACACCATGACCTGTGTGGCCTGGTACATCAACGACATGAAGAGGAGGCATGAGCATGCGGTCCGGCTCCAG GAGATTCAGTCACTCCTCATCAACTGGAAGGGGCCTGACCTGACCACCTACGGGGAGCTTGTCCTGGAGGGCACATTCCGCGTGCATCGCGTGCGCAATGAAAGGACCTTTTTCCTCTTTGACAAAACACTGCTTATCACCAAGAAGCGGGGCGATCACTTTGTCTACAAGGGCAACATCCCG TGCTCCTCCCTGATGCTGATCGAAAGCACCAGAGACTCCCTGTGCTTCACCATCACCCACTACAAGCACAGCAAGCAGCAGTACAGCATCCAG GCCAAGACAGTGGAGGAGAAACGGAACTGGACTCACCACATCAAGAGGCTCATCCTAGAGAACCACCATGCCACCATTCCCCAGAAG GCCAAGGAAGCCATCTTGGAAATGGATTCCTATT ATCCCAATCGGTACCGCTGCAGCCCAGAGCGGCTGAAGAAGGCTTGGTCCTCCCAGGATGAGGTGTCCACCCATGTGCGCCAGGGGCGCCGGCAATCTG AGTCTGGTCACTCTCCATACAGCCGGGCAACTCTCCCCAGCGGTCAGCGAGGCTTCGTGATGCCCAGCCTTAAGGGCCGTAGAAAGTCGG AGCCAACCAAACACCTGCTCAGGCAACTCAACGAGAAAG CCCGAGCAGCAGGAATGAAG CATGCAGGCAGTGCTGGAACCCTCCTGGACTTTGGGCAGCCCTCCCGTACTCGGGGCCTGCAGCCAGAGGCTGAAGGGGCTAcccgggaggaggaagaggaagaggaggaggtggtggaggaggaggaggaggaggaggaagagcaggccTTTCAGGTCTCTCTGGAGGACCTGACAGGGCATGAAGGCAACGAGAAGGGGGCTGGGCCGGCGCCCCCAGgctcagaggaggaggaggaggagcaggaggagagcCTGGCGGTGGCGGAGCAGGTAGCTGACTTTGCCAGCTCCCTGCTGGCCGCCCTCCACTGCTGGCACTATCGGGCCAACGCTTTACTTTTCTCCCGGGGCGCTATG GGAAAGGGGCGCAGGGAGTCTGAAAGCTCCAGGAGCAGCAGAAGGCCCAGTGGCCGGTCTCCAACCAGTACTGAGAAGCGCATGAGCTTCGAGTCCATTTCTTCCCTGCCAGAG GTTGAGCCGGACCCTGAGGCCGGGAGTGAGCAAGAGGTATTTGCTGCTGTGGAAGGGCCCAGTGCCGAGGAGACGCCTTCAGACACAGAATCTCCAGAAGTCCTGGAGACACAGCTTGATGCCCACCAGGGCCTTCTGGGGATGGACCCCCCGGGTGACATGGTGGACTTCGTGGCGGCTGAGAGCACTGAGGACCTTAAGGCCCTGAGCAgcgaggaggaagaagaaatgggGGGTGCCACCCAGGAGCCTGAGAGCCTTCTGCCACCCTCCGTGCTGGACCAGGCCAGCGTCATTGCGGAGCGATTTGTCAGCAGCTTCTCTCGGCGGAGCAGCGTGGCACAGGAGGACAGCAAGTCCAGTGGCTTTGGGAGCCCGCGGCTGGTCAGCCGGAGCAGCAGCGTGCTCAGCCTGGAGGGCAGCGAGAAGGGCCTGGCCCGGCATGGCAGTGCCACAGACTCCCTCAGCTGTCAGCTCTCCCCAGAAGTGGACATCAGTGTGGGGGTGGCCACAGAGGACAGCCCTTCTGTCAATGGGATGGAGCCCCCAAGCCCAGGCTGCCCAGTGGAGCCTGACCGGTCTTCCTGCAAGAAGAAGGAATCAGCACTCTCCACCCGAGACCGGCTGTTGCTAGACAAGATTAAGAGCTATTATGAAAATGCAGAACACCATGATGCAGGCTTCAGCGTCCGTCGCCGGGAGAGCCTCTCCTACATCCCCAAAGGACTGGTAAGAAACTCCATCTCCAGGTTCAACAGCCTTCCCCGGCCAGACCCAGAGCCAGTACCTCCAGTGGGGAGCAAGAGACAGGTGGGCTCCCGGCCGACTTCGTGGGCCCTGTTTGAGCTCCCAGGACCAAGCCAGGCAGTCAAAGGGGACCCACCTCCCATCTCAGATGCTGAGTTCTGCCCATCTTCAGAAATTGTGAAGATCTGGGAGGGAATGGAGTCTTCTGGAGGGAGCCCTGGGAAggggccaggccagggccaggccaATGGCTTTGACCTGCATGAGCCACTCTTCATCCTGGAGGAGCATGAGCTGGGAGCCATCACAGAGGAGTCAGCCACTGCCTCCCCGGAAAGCTCCTCTCCCACTGAGGGGCGCAGCCCGGCCCACCTGGCCCGGGAGCTGAAAGAGCTGGTGAAGGAGCTGAGCAGCAGTACCCAGGGGGAGCTGGTGGCCCCACTGCACCCCCGCATCGTGCAGCTCTCCCACGTAATGGACAGCCACGTGAGCGAGCGCGTCAAGAACAAGGTCTACCAGCTGGCCCGCCAGTACAGCCTCCGGATCAAGAGCAACAAGCCAGTGATGGCCAGGCCACCACTGCAGTGGGAAAAGGTGGCCCTTGAGAGGGATGGGAAGAGCCCCACTGTGCCCTGTCTACAGGAAGAGGCTGGAGAGCCATTAGGTGGCAAAG GTAAGAGGAAGCCGGTGCTGTCTCTATTCGACTATGAGCAGCTGATGGCCCAGGAGCACAGCCCTCCCAAGCCCTCCTCGGCTGGGGAGATGTCACCACAGCGTTTCTTCTTCAACCCGTCTGCTGTCGGCCAGAGGACCACCTCGCCTGGGGGCCGGCCCTCCGCCCGGAGCCCCCTCAGCCCCACAGAGACCTTCAGCTGGCCCGACGTCCGTGAGCTCTGCTCCAAGTATGCCTCCCGCGATGAGGTACGCCGAGCAGGGGGCGGCCGGCCCTGTGGCCCACCTGTCAACAGGAGCCACTCGGTGCCGGAGAACATGGTGGAGCCACCTCTGTCGGGCAGGGTGGGCCGCTGCCGCAGCCTGAGCACCAAGAGGGGCCGGGGAGGCGGAGAGGCTGCCCGATCCCCTGGGCCTCTGCCCCAGAGCAAGCCGGATGGAGGCGAGACCCTGTATGTCACTGCAGACCTCACCCTGGAGGACAACCGGCGGGTGATTGTCATGGAGAAGGGACCCCTTCCCAGCCCCACTGCAGGGCTGGAGGAGAGCAGTGGCCAGGGACCAAGCTCACCGGTGGCCCTGCTGGGGCAGGTTAAGGACTTCCAGCAGTCTGCAGAGTGCCAGCCGAAGGAAGAGGGTTCCAGGGACCCGGCAGACCCGAGCCAGCAGGGCAGAGTGAGAAACCTTAGAGAGAAGTTCCAGGCCTTGAACTCTGTCGGTTGA